The DNA sequence CGTGCCCAGTGGAAcgagtctgctacacagccgtttttagtgtcgtcacgcaacgctcctcccctgtgtggggaggagcgttgcgtgacgacactaaaaaagGCTGTGTAGCAGACAAAGTGGAACGGTACATTTTCCGGTTCCACAGACTTCTTGcaagcaggatacaaaagagcggtaTTGGGggaaacaattttgtcaaatggaaaaggacatttcggtccgaccgactGAAATGACCAGACCAGTCAAAGTGATCTTTCAACCCGAATTTTCAGTATCAAGTTTGGGTTGTCTAGTCAATATAAAACGAGGTGAccaatataaaaattacaaggTAACTGCTGAGAAAGGAAAATActaaatttacagtttgaaaatcTAAGGTTGTTGTCGATTTACGGAGGGTGTTAAGCTGCTTCATCGAAAATGATTGGCTAAAACTTTTCCGTAAATTAActactctctttttttttcttttttttttcataagaatatattttataagaatatcgaggctgaaatttgcgaaattttaagaatattttaagaataaagccgaggctgagattttgaaaaggatagatataattttgtgtgttgaagcatctgtaaatacaatacaattttatgtatttaacttaaccgtataaaattattcctttctctgaacggcgaaactagccaacaaaacgaataaacctgcactagctatagcaaaatgttcaacgctaatgacagttcgatgaacggtacatgtaatacatatgtacagtattCAGCACAGATCTAGATACCAAACACTTGAGTTGataccccaataaattctaaaacggaaatgtcataagctaataatttaagaataatacaagaatattttcagcctaaaatcggcagaaaaataagaatattcagcctgggccggaaaaacaacattcttataaaaaaaaagagtgtacggAAGTGATCGAAAAACTCAGAGGACAAATGGGAGATATTCTACactatttttattaaaatattttaaattacaAGTAAAAACCATCAACTGTGTGAATTCGATCGAAAACACGGGAAATGAgcttaaaaaaaacaaccaaaataagGATAGAAGAGGAGGAGTTATGGAAATCAAGGCAAGGGGTCAAGTTAAGGTTTAAATATCAAACCATGCGATATTTTTCAATGTAAACAAGCCTTGTTGGAAATCCTAATTGAACATTATTTTGCGATAAACGGGTTGTCGTGGAAGTCGCGCAATGGTACTAAAATAGAACAAATTTGTTTAAGAACGAATTCATGACAGAGGAAGGTTTATGTTGATGATTATTTTAAACGTCGAACTTGTAATGTAATTCTAAAtaactaataaaagaatattcATGATACCCGACATTACATCGCGATAAAATATCCCTTAACAGGGCCACCCGGCGTTAattttcggaagacgatttgagatccagaattttcggaacattttttgtaaagtttcttgcttgcctgcctctcctagggttttcgaacatctaaaaaatggtaaaatttcccatttttaacggattttttcccccaaaaagGAGGGTCCACAATAGGGGTTCTCAAATCCCGCTTTCCCCTAGAATTTTCGCTGTACGTAAAACACTACGTGGAAAATACGAAGAACTAACCTTTAAGTGACAAGACACATATTTACACATATCGTAACTTTAAAATCGCATGCAATAAACTGATTATCTTCCCTAAAGTAGATGTGAccggacctcttctcggaagaaaACCCCGTGTTTCGATTCTTCTGAGCgatcaccccctcccccctcccccgtaTGCCACCACTAAGTCTTCCAAGTAAACGTTTGTAGCTTGCTTTGAGACTACTGTATTAGCAGTTAATTCCTTGTTGTAATTAATGCTGTTCAAGGTGGTTCATAAGTTTTTGTCTACGAATGAAATCCCTGAAAACCCATTGTATCATTCATTATCATTTTATGAATCAGCAGTTGGTTTATCTTCACCGCCCTTGTCTTTCGTTGCAGCATCGGGACTCGAAGCTTCTTCGATTGCTTTCAATTTCTGCTTTTCTTCCAACTGATCCACCATCTTATCGATCTCCGAGTCGCTGTCCTCGTCAAGGGTTCCCTCAAATTTCACGCCTTCGGGAAGACTGAACGATGTTCGACTGTCCCTGTGAAGGGCAAACTCATCGTCGTTTGAAACGGCCAGGAAGTTTTTCGAGGAATAACTCTTTTTAAACTGTTCTCTTGCCTTATATCCTCGGTAGTAACTTTGTATCTTGACGGCAGCTTCCGACTGCGCACGACGAAGCCCTCGGACCCTGTAACCTTTGTAATAAGCTTGAATTTTCGTGGCTGCTTCCCCCCTTTCTTGTATCTGTTTTCTGGTGTGGTAACCACGATAGCTTGACTGGATTTTAATAGCAGACAGATCACGCTCCCTTTCTGTCGCTCTGTTGCCTTCCTCTTTGGTGTCAGTAGCgttctcttccttttcttttttactgagCACTGCTTCCCTTGTTCGATGGCCCCTGAATGCGGACTGAATTTTAATAGCCGCGGCTTCTACCTCTTCATTACTCTCTAACTCCTCATTGTCCTCATTAGCCTTTGGAACTTCTTCGTCGACTCTATCCAAGTTTGACCTTACGGAGCCCTCTTTCAACCCTTTCCGGACCGCGTAACCTCGATAACCAGCTTGAATTTTGATCGCGGCCTCGTCTCGCATCTTCAGCTCTTTAC is a window from the Porites lutea chromosome 10, jaPorLute2.1, whole genome shotgun sequence genome containing:
- the LOC140950429 gene encoding uncharacterized protein is translated as MSNNQDESDEESSRKRLTVPSGFRNLLENLTLEILRSNPSDIYKFAAEYFKSRLQERQERGFDDCLLGSQIDGYYRYEPFGSKQESLDKAATKIQSSFRGHRARQEIRKGNVASEENDAEKIQGVVDGFGGKQYGSKEHAAAVQIQAGCRGYITRKELKMRDEAAIKIQAGYRGYAVRKGLKEGSVRSNLDRVDEEVPKANEDNEELESNEEVEAAAIKIQSAFRGHRTREAVLSKKEKEENATDTKEEGNRATERERDLSAIKIQSSYRGYHTRKQIQERGEAATKIQAYYKGYRVRGLRRAQSEAAVKIQSYYRGYKAREQFKKSYSSKNFLAVSNDDEFALHRDSRTSFSLPEGVKFEGTLDEDSDSEIDKMVDQLEEKQKLKAIEEASSPDAATKDKGGEDKPTADS